The Populus nigra chromosome 14, ddPopNigr1.1, whole genome shotgun sequence genome has a segment encoding these proteins:
- the LOC133673032 gene encoding cytochrome P450 71AU50-like, which yields MAWILTALALIALASFLRAWFSKRKIKDCKLPPGPIGFPIFGSLHLLGKFPHHDLHQLAKKYGPIMYMRLGLVPTVVVSSPRAAELILKTNDLVFASRPPNEAAKHFSYEQKNLSFAPYGSYWRNVRKMCTLELLSNHKINSFMSTRKEELDLLIDYIKDASRERAAVDLSAKVSSLSADISCRMVFGKKYMEKEFDEKGFKPVIHEGMRLAASFNLGDYIPPIAPLDLQGFTKRMKAVGKVFDDFLEKIIDEHIQFKDENRTKDFVDVMLDFLGSEETEYRIGRDNIKAIILDMLVGSLDTSATAIEWTLSELIKHPRVMKKVQKELEEKIGMDRMVEESDLEGLEYLHMVIKEAFRLHPVAPLLIPHESMEDCTVDGFLIPQKTRVIVNVWAIGRDQSAWTDANKFIPERFAGCNIDVRGRDFQLLPFGSGRRGCPGMHLGLTMVRQIVAQLVHCFVWELPNNMLPEELDMTEEFGLATPRANHLCATPTYRLHL from the exons ATGGCTTGGATATTAACCGCTCTAGCCTTGATTGCGCTCGCTTCCTTCCTCCGAGCTTGGTTTTCCAAAAGAAAGATCAAGGATTGCAAGTTACCCCCTGGTCCAATAGGGTTTCCTATATTTGGTAGCTTACATCTGTTAGGGAAGTTCCCTCACCATGACTTGCATCAACTAGCAAAGAAGTATGGCCCTATCATGTATATGCGGTTAGGCTTGGTGCCTACTGTAGTTGTCTCATCGCCTCGGGCTGCCGAATTGATTCTTAAGACCAATGACCTCGTGTTTGCTAGTAGGCCACCAAATGAGGCTGCGAAGCATTTCTCTTACGAGCAGAAGAACTTATCATTTGCTCCATATGGCTCTTATTGGCGCAACGTGCGCAAGATGTGTACCCTTGAGTTGCTTAgcaaccataaaataaattctttcatGTCCACGAGGAAAGAAGAGCTTGACCTCTTGATTGACTACATTAAAGATGCCTCTCGTGAGCGTGCTGCCGTTGATCTTAGTGCCAAGGTCTCATCTCTAAGCGCTGACATCAGTTGTAGGATGGTTTTTGGAAAGAAATACATGGAAAAGGAATTTGATGAGAAGGGGTTCAAACCAGTGATTCATGAGGGCATGCGTTTAGCAGCAAGTTTTAACTTGGGAGATTACATCCCTCCAATTGCACCACTTGACCTTCAGGGTTTTACAAAGCGCATGAAGGCCGTAGGCAAGGTTTTTgatgacttccttgagaagaTTATTGATGAGCACATTCAATTTAAGGATGAAAACAGAACCAAAGATTTTGTTGATGTCATGTTGGACTTCTTGGGATCTGAAGAAACTGAGTATCGTATTGGTCGAGACAACATCAAAGCCATAATCTTg GACATGCTTGTAGGATCATTGGACACCTCAGCCACAGCAATTGAGTGGACTCTCTCCGAGCTCATCAAGCATCCAAGAGTAATGAAGAAAGTCCAGAAAGAGCTAGAAGAGAAAATAGGCATGGATAGAATGGTGGAAGAATCAGACTTGGAGGGCTTGGAGTACTTGCACATGGTTATAAAGGAAGCTTTCAGGCTCCATCCAGTGGCACCTCTACTTATCCCTCACGAGTCAATGGAAGATTGCACTGTAGATGGCTTCCTCATCCCGCAAAAAACACGTGTAATTGTAAACGTTTGGGCTATCGGACGCGACCAAAGTGCTTGGACTGATGCAAATAAGTTTATTCCAGAGAGGTTTGCTGGGTGTAACATAGATGTTCGTGGACGCGATTTCCAGCTTCTCCCCTTTGGGTCAGGGCGCAGGGGCTGCCCTGGAATGCATTTGGGACTAACCATGGTTCGGCAAATTGTGGCACAGCTGGTGCATTGCTTTGTCTGGGAACTTCCTAACAATATGTTGCCGGAGGAATTGGACATGACTGAGGAGTTTGGTCTTGCAACCCCGAGAGCAAATCATCTGTGCGCCACTCCTACATATCGCCTTCACCTCTGA